The Bradysia coprophila strain Holo2 chromosome IV unlocalized genomic scaffold, BU_Bcop_v1 contig_84, whole genome shotgun sequence genome window below encodes:
- the LOC119072842 gene encoding L-gulonolactone oxidase-like, whose product MNLSFKKFPYNFLAINFILLWPLVNAGEDYSYSSYRRYPLCQPCEDIRYPQSVDDVVTIVKEAIGKNLTVKAFGVRHSQTDIICTEGIPIDMTGLQSMKMNDDNTATFGAGTNMREATTFLRSYDRAFRTTPAYGNITIGGAIGTGAHGSTIKYNSSISSQVAKLKIVDGTGEIKEITDAEDLKAFRMHLGLLGIVVEVTLNTVELYKTLAHNYVVSDEILTNGSVVDMARNTDQISLYWFPEFKEVVVANWTIVDKATPGTDYTNDHVPSTYNNFALVTSVAKEISFTLTESKCAVANTLGYTVLHVFEYFLELALLLPLPDWVPIYATQQGHFKNPSVGYYDEMFAPICHDEPQGILGAACAWSHGSNSITILDNEFSLELSRLGDFVEAVKAIVKKTPTAFPLQGILMRFSDQSDMYMSTSYGRQSVHFEFYLWNRDDIYGHASGSLAGYQTILQTLTKEFNGRSHWGKSGLVYHSRDMLDLKLDETARQKFVAVMNKYDPDEVFLNNFGRRIKRTGNKIDIDPLTQHCAILDNCFCSENTDCSSTQICTKLPGYVYNVCKTKNEIVPVTFDRSVFPAPFGILSYLVSDVPTLVKSVVANCSLTDPLGTIGSLIPTLIPVDKALQTVGTLGEKLGELKSLRDVVGGIGNVIGGILHI is encoded by the exons atgaatttgtctttcaaaaaatttccatacaatttccttgcaataaattttattttattgtggcCTCTTGTTAA TGCTGGAGAGGACTACTCATACTCATCCTACCGTCGGTATCCACTATGTCAACCATGCGAAGACATAAGATATCCTCAGAGTGTTGACGATGTTGTTACAATCGTCAAAGAAGCAATCGGTAAAAATCTAACGGTAAAAGCATTCGGCGTTCGACACTCCCAAACTGACATCATCTGCACGGAAGGCATTCCCATTGATATGACCGGACTACagtcaatgaaaatgaatgacgACAATACGGCAACGTTTGGTGCTGGTACTAATATGCGAGAAGCTACTACGTTTTTGCGTTCATATGATCGTGCATTTAGAACTACACCGGCATACGGAAATATAACGATCGGGGGAGCGATTGGGACTGGCGCTCATGGTTCTACAATTAAGTACAATTCTTCTATTTCTTCTCAGGTagctaaattgaaaattgttgacGGAACGGGCGAGATAAAAGAGATTACTGATGCAGAGGAT TTGAAAGCGTTCAGAATGCATCTGGGTCTCCTAG GAATTGTAGTCGAGGTAACACTCAATACGGTTGAACTGTATAAAACACTCGCTCACAACTATGTTGTGTCCGATGAAATACTAACAAATGGTAGTGTAGTGGACATGGCAAGGAACACGGATCAAATTTCCCTTTACTGGTTTCCGGAGTTTAAAGAAGTTGTGGTCGCCAATTGGACAATTGTAGATAAAGCGACTCCCGGAACTGACTACACGAATGATCATGTGCCGTCCACGTATAACAATTTTGCTCTAGTAACTTCTGTAGCtaaagaaatttcgtttacACTTACCGAGAGCAAATGCGCCGTTGCAAATACATTGG GTTATACGGTCTTACATGTATTTGAATACTTTTTGGAACTGGCGTTATTGCTACCTCTTCCGGACTGGGTGCCGATTTATGCGACGCAACAAGGACACTTTAAAAATCCGTCTGTCGGCTATTATGACGAAATGTTTGCTCCTATATGTCACGATGAGCCTCAAGGAATTCTAGGAGCGGCTTGTGCTTGGTCTCACGGTTCAAACAGTATAACGATCCTGGACAATGA ATTTAGTCTTGAGCTGTCTCGACTGGGAGATTTCGTAGAAGCTGTTAAAGCAATTGTGAAGAAAACTCCAACAGCTTTTCCGTTACAAGGGATCTTGATGAGATTCAGCGACCAATCAGATATGTACATGTCCACATCGTATGGAAGGCAGTCTGTccatttcgaattttatttatggaaCAGAGATGACATCTATGGACATGCATCAGGAAGTTTGGCCGGTTATCAAACCATACTACAAACTTTG ACGAAAGAATTTAATGGCCGATCGCACTGGGGTAAAAGTGGCTTAGTATATCACAGCAGGGATATGCTCGACTTAAAATTAGATGAAACTGCTAGACAAAAGTTTGTGG CCGTCATGAATAAGTACGATCCAGACGAGGTCTTCCTTAACAATTTCGGCCGTCGTATAAAGCGAACTGGAAATAAAATCGACATCGATCCGTTAACACAACATTGTGCCATATTGGACAATTGTTTCTGTTCCGAGAACACTGACTGTTCATCGACTCAGATATGCACGAAACTTCCAGGCTACGTCTACAACGTCTGCAAAACCAAGAACGAAATTGTCCCCGTCACTTTTGATAGAAGTGTGTTTCCTGCACCTTTCGGTATTCTGTCGTACCTAGTATCTGACGTTCCTACTTTGGTAAAATCTGTGGTTGCCAATTGCTCACTCACGGATCCACTTGGAACTATTGGCTCACTTATTCCAACACTCATTCCGGTCGATAAAGCGCTTCAAACTGTTGGTACGTTAGGTGAAAAACTCGGAGAGCTTAAATCATTACGTGATGTGGTTGGAGGAATAGGTAATGTCATTGGAGGTATTTTGCACATTTAA
- the LOC119072844 gene encoding L-gulonolactone oxidase-like gives MLLKSGSCYFLFGIIFSPFLHCSMSTKEYSTYRRYPLCQPYDYIRYPKSIGDVVKIVKEAISKKLTVKAFGVRHSQTDIICTEGIPVDMTGLQSMKMNDDKTATFGAGLNLREATTFLRLYDRGFRTTPAYGNITIGGAIGTGAHGSTIRYHASISSQVAKLKIVDGKGDIKEITDPEDLKAFKIHLGLLGIVVEVTMNTVKLYKTLAHNYVVSDEILTNGNAVDIAKNTDQVALYWFPAFNEVVVSNWTIVDKATPGTDYTNDHTPSVYSNFALISALAKEIAFGLTESSCPAATTLGYTVLHAIEYFLELALLIPLPDWVPIYATQGGVFQNPAVGYYDEMFAPICYDEPQGILGRACAWSHGVNGITILDNEFGLELSRLGEFIEEVKAIIKATPTAFPLQGILMRFSDKSDIYMSTAYGRQTVHFEFYVWNRKDIYNRPSGSLAGYQTILQTLTNEFNARSHWGKSGLVYHDSESIDLKLDKTARRNFVAIMNKYDPNELFINNFGRRLKQTGTKIDMDPLTKHCAILDNCICSENDDCASTQICTTLPGYTYNVCQTKNEIAEVVFDKSVLPPPLGIVKYLVSVVPTLIKTVISDCTLKGVVGTVGLLIKGVTQVDNVLETIGTLGKQLSELKSLGDVVGAVDDLLVGVVSG, from the exons atgttattgaaaTCGGGGTCTTGCTACTTTCTCTTTGGTATAATTTTCTCGCCTTTCCTACATTGTTCGAT GTCTACTAAGGAATACTCAACATATCGCCGGTATCCATTGTGCCAACCTTATGACTATATAAGATATCCAAAGAGTATTGGTGATGTGGTTAAAATCGTGAAAGAAGCAATCAGTAAAAAGCTAACGGTAAAAGCATTTGGTGTTCGACATTCTCAAACGGACATCATCTGCACAGAAGGAATTCCAGTTGATATGACTGGACTGCAATCCATGAAAATGAATGACGATAAAACAGCAACGTTTGGTGCAGGTTTGAACTTACGGGAAGCAACAACGTTTTTGCGTTTATATGATAGAGGATTCAGAACTACACCCGCGTATGGCAATATAACGATCGGTGGAGCGATTGGAACTGGAGCACATGGTTCTACAATAAGGTATCATGCTTCTATTTCTTCTCAAGTagctaaattgaaaattgtcgaCGGAAAGGGTGATATAAAAGAGATAACAGATCCGGAGGATTTGAAAGCTTTCAAAATACATCTGGGTCTTCTGG GAATTGTAGTCGAAGTAACAATGAATACTGTGAAACTATACAAAACGCTCGCTCACAACTATGTTGTGTCCGATGAAATACTCACAAATGGTAATGCAGTGGACATTGCGAAGAATACAGACCAAGTAGCGCTTTACTGGTTCCCGGCATTCAATGAAGTTGTGGTGTCTAATTGGACAATTGTAGATAAAGCAACTCCAGGAACTGACTATACGAATGATCATACGCCATCGGTGTACAGTAATTTTGCATTAATCAGTGCCTTGGCTAAGGAAATTGCTTTCGGTCTAACGGAAAGTTCATGCCCTGCGGCCACTACTCTCG GCTACACCGTTCTTCATGCCATCGAATACTTTTTGGAATTAGCGCTGCTAATCCCATTACCTGACTGGGTACCAATTTATGCGACTCAGGGAGGGGTTTTTCAGAATCCAGCTGTTGGTTACTATGACGAAATGTTTGCTCCAATTTGTTATGACGAGCCGCAAGGCATACTAGGAAGGGCCTGTGCTTGGTCCCATGGTGTGAACGGTATTACAATTCTCGACAATGA GTTCGGTCTTGAGCTATCTCGGCTAGGCGAGTTTATCGAAGAAGTGAAAGCAATTATTAAAGCGACGCCGACTGCATTCCCATTACAAGGAATTTTGATGAGATTTTCAGACAAATCGGATATCTACATGTCTACGGCTTATGGCAGACAAACTGTGCATTTTGAATTCTATGTGTGGAACAGAAAAGACATTTACAATCGACCGTCAGGAAGTCTGGCTGGTTATCAAACCATTTTACAAACGCTG ACAAATGAATTCAATGCTAGATCTCATTGGGGCAAAAGTGGACTGGTTTATCATGATTCGGAGAGTATTGACCTGAAATTGGACAAAACTGCTAGGAGAAATTTCGTGG CCATCATGAACAAATATGATCCGAACGAGCTATTCATAAACAATTTCGGTCGTCGTCTGAAACAAACTGGAACGAAAATCGACATGGATCCATTGACAAAACATTGTGCCATATTGGACAATTGCATCTGCTCGGAGAACGACGATTGTGCATCCACACAAATATGTACAACCCTTCCTGGGTACACTTACAACGTTTGCCAAACCAAAAATGAAATCGCCGAAGTCGTGTTCGATAAAAGTGTATTGCCACCCCCGCTCGGCATTGTGAAATATCTTGTGTCAGTGGTTCCTACACTAATTAAGACTGTTATTTCTGATTGTACACTGAAAGGTGTAGTTGGAACCGTAGGATTGTTAATTAAAGGAGTTACTCAAGTCGACAACGTACTCGAAACCATAGGTACATTAGGTAAACAGCTGAGTGAATTGAAATCACTAGGGGACGTTGTCGGAGCCGTAGATGATCTACTCGTTGGTGTCGTAAGTGGTTAA